The sequence below is a genomic window from Acetivibrio clariflavus DSM 19732.
CAATGGTTGATTATGAAATTCTCAGAGACAGCTCAGATAAACCAATAATTGAATCCGGATTTATTGGGAAGACAGGGGAAAATTTCTTGTATTTTGTTAAGTTGAATTTAAAAGCTAAAGCTTTGGAAAATGCTTTATTTGATATGTATTATACTAGAAATTCTCATACCAAAATTTATGAGAAAACTTCAGAGCCTAATGGTGATTTATATGAGTATATAAAAGTACAAGCTAAATATGATGTTGAAGTTACACGACAGGATGGGGAGTATAAGATTGTTACTGTAAAAGAGGCAAACTATAAACCTGGAGTTGAAAATCGGTTATTTAAATTAAATAATGAATTTTTAACGAAATTAAACTATTTAGATGAGAAGGTTGAGGAAGAGAAGAAAGTTTTAGAGGCTGAGAAGGCGTTAATTGAAGGATTTTTTAATAATCTAATAAAGCTGGACAAAGAGAGAATGATATTGTTAAAGTCAAAATGGCAAGCGGGATCAAATGAGTTTATTGATTTTCTAAAATTAGTTGATGCTTTTAAAGTAAATGATAAGGATTCTATGTATATAGACCAAAATTATATTAAGAATTTTAATTATGATGCTTTACCTTTACAGATTAATATGGAAAAAATCAATAGTTTAAAGAATATGGAGATTATTGAGCATCCAGGTTATACTTCAAAGAAAAAAAGGTATTTGGTATCTTTTGATGCTTCTGTTTTGCAGTCAAATGGAATGGTTGGAGAAGAACAGACTTATCATTATGATTATTATGTTACTTTGAAAGTAGCTAATGATAATTTGTATGTTGAAAGTATAAAACTTAATGAATATTATAAGGGCAAGAAAAAGTCAAGTAGTAGTCAAACAAAATCAAATAATAATGAAAACAAAACAAGCGGAAATGAGGCAAAATCTAATTAAGAGTAATTATTTGATAAATACAGATAATAAAAAACCTCTCAATGTAGAGGTTTTTTATTTTTGTTTTCTTTAAATGTAATAAATTTATTAATAATATTAATACTATTACTGATATATATCAAAAGGATGTGATTTTTTGAATACGGAGAATAAAATTATATTTAATAAAGGATTAGTAAATGAGGAAATTGTTCAGAATGATAAAAAAGATGAAGTGGAAGAAATTAAAGAGCTAGGCAAAGCAACGGTATCTACTGAAAAAGGGAATATTCACTGTCTTACAGTTATTGGACAGATAGAAGGGCATATTGTGCTTCCGCCTCAAAACAAGACGACTAAATATGAACATGTGATTCCTCAATTGGTGGCAATTGAAGAAAGTACTGAAATAGACGGATTGCTGCTTATTTTAAATACTGTAGGTGGTGATGTAGAAGCCGGACTTGCCATAGCAGAAATGATTGCAAGTATGTCAAAACCGTCAGTATCACTTGTCCTTGGAGGAGGGCATAGCATTGGAGTTCCTATGGCTGTGTCAACAAAATATTCTTTTATTGCTCCTTCTGCTACCATGACAATACACCCAATACGTCTGAACGGTATGGTAATAGGTGTGCCACAGACTTTTGAATATTTTGATAAGATGCAGGAAAGAGTTGTACAATTTGTTGCAAAGAATAGTAAAATATCCAGTGAAACTTTTAGAAGTCTTATGCTCAAAACCGGAGAACTGGCAAATGATGTAGGGACTATTTTGTTTGGAGAAGAGGCAGTAAAATATGGTCTTATAGACAGCACAGGAGGACTTTGTGAGGCGTTGAAAAAGTTGTATGAGCTGATAGACTTAAAAAAGAAAGAAAAAGCTAATCTAAACTAGGTATAAGTACGACTAAATGCAGCAGAAAGGAGGGAGTTAAATGCTTCTTCATTCAATAATTCCTACAGAATTAGTGTTTGGTAACTACTATAATACAGAAGATTTCAACTATATTGAGCTTGAATATGAAGGTGAAAAAATAGAAGTAATACCTCTATCTGGTAGTACCTATAAAATTAACAGAGTAATAAGTACATCGTTAAAAGCGTATTTGAATCCTAAATTAATGCCGGGTAATATTATTGAAAGTAAATTATAATAGTGTATTGTAAATTAAAGAGAATTATTTTACAAAATTTATTGCTTTTTCTATAAGAAGCTTTTCTGATTTACATTTCATTGATATTAAAATACTGAAAAATATATACCATATAATCAAAAGTTTTTTTATGTTTGGAATATGCATTATGTAAAATATGGAAGGGATATATTTTGTAAAAGACATTTTCCTGGAAGTAATTAATTATGTAAATTGCTTTGAAGATATGGCATTATAGAAAAAAACACGAAAATATGTTATATTAGGTGAGTAATATCTTTTTCTCATGTTTACGGGGGTGTCAACTTGAAAAACAGGAAAACGCAAAAGGAAAGTCATAAAAAAAAGCAGAGTAGCGTTTTTAAATATAATAATGAAATTATAGGCATTTTAATGCTTGCTTTTGGAATCTTAATTTTATTAAGCGTTTATATGAATGAGTCAATAGGCATTTTTGGTGAAATAGTAAAAAAAATTGTTTTGGGATTTAGCGGGCCTGTTGGATTTCTTATACCTCCTATTTTGATTATATATGGAGTATTGTTGATCTTTAATAAAAATAACAGAAACGTAAATGCAAAGATAATGTACGTTGCTGTGCTGATGTTAATATTATCAGCATTATTGCAGACTGGATTCTATAGAGAAGAAGAATATATTAATATGAGTGTTTTGAATTATATTCAAAAATTTTATGCAAATGGTATTGAATTAAAAGGTGGGGGTGTGTTCGGCGGAATAGTTAGTATTCCGTTTTTATTGTTGTTTCAAAATTTGGGAACTATTATTATTCTTAGCACTATGGCCATCATAGATATAATGCTATTAACAGATATTTCAATAGCTAGTTTATTGGTTAGCTTCAAAAATTGTCTTCTCAGCATTTTTAGAAAAATAAAGGAAAGTTTAAAACGGGATGAAGCAGAAAATTTTACAGAGACAAAAGAATTTGAGCCTGATATTGTGATGAATGGAAGAAAAGTTGAAAAGAGCAAAGTTGTCGATTTTGCTTCTAGAAAAGGCAAAGTAAAAGAAGATAAAGATAAATTAAAGGAGCAAAAGGGAGAAATAATTGAGTTTGAAAAAAAAGATATAAAGTTCGAAAATGAGAATGTTGAACAGAACGATACAAAAACCGAAAGTCATGCTAATGATATAGAAAGAGCTCAGGAGTTAGTTGATAAAGAAATAAGCGAAAAACTAAAAAACAGTGTTGATTATAAGTACCCTGATATTGGACTTTTAGATGATAATAAAGCGAATTCCAGTAATTCTATTAACTTTAGGAATGAGGCTTTAAAAGGAGCAAAAAAACTTGAAGAGACTTTAAAAAGTTTTGGGGTTGAAGCTAGAGTTGTAAATGTTAGCAGAGGACCGGCTGTTACAAGATATGAGCTTCAACCGAATCCTGGAGTAAAGGTAAGTAAGATAGTAAATCTTTCCGATGATATATCATTAAACTTGGCAGCTTCGGGAGTAAGAATTGAAGCACCTATTCCCGGAAAAGCTGCGATTGGAATTGAGGTACCAAATAAAGAGGTGGAAGCAGTATTTTTAAAAGAGGTTATTCAGTCAAAAGAGTTTAGAGATAACCCATCAAAGCTCACTTTTGCGTTGGGTAAAGATATATCGGGACAAAATATGGTGGCAGATATTGGCAAGATGCCGCATTTGCTGGTTGCAGGGGCTACAGGCTCGGGGAAAAGTGTCTGCATAAACAGTATAATAATAAGCCTTTTATACAAAGCAAATCCCAATGAAGTAAAATTATTGATGATAGACCCTAAAGTTGTTGAGTTGGGTATCTACAACGGTATACCCCATCTTTTAATACCGGTTGTAACCGATGCAAAGAAAGCAGCAGGAGCATTGAATTGGGCTGTTCAGGAGATGGTGAACAGGTACAAGCTTTTTGCAGATAAAGGAGTTCGAGATATTAAAGGATATAATGCAGTCGCGAAACCTGAGGAGGGGGAAGAGCCTTTACCTCAAATTGTCATAATTATTGATGAGCTGGCAGACCTTATGATGGTTGCTCCTAATGACGTTGAAGATGCAATATGCCGCCTGGCACAGATGGCCCGGGCAGCAGGAATGCACCTCGTTATAGCTACTCAGAGACCATCGGTAGATGTAATAACCGGTGTTATTAAAGCAAACATTCCTTCGAGGATTGCTTTTGCAGTTTCATCCCAGGTAGATTCCAGAACCATTTTAGATATGGCTGGAGCAGAGAAGCTGCTGGGTAAGGGTGATATGTTATTCTACCCTGTAGGTGAGCCTAAGCCTATAAGGGTCAAAGGTACTTTTGTATCGGATAAGGAAGTTGAAAGGGTTGTGGAATACATTAAAGCACAAGGTGAAGCAGAATACAATGAAAATATCATTGAAAAAATAAACAGTGAAAAGGAGACACAGGAAGCTGATCCTGGGGATAATGATGAACTGCTTCCCCAGGCAATAGAATTGGTCGTTGAAACAGGACAAGCTTCTGTTTCCTTAATACAAAGAAAGTTTAAAGTAGGATATGCAAGGGCTGCCAGGATTATTGATCAAATGGAAGCAAGAGGTATCGTTGGAGGTTTTGAGGGAAGTAAGCCAAGACAAGTTTTGATTTCTAAGCAGCAATGGCATGAGATGAATATGCGAAACGATGTCAGTTCCGAATAATTTAAATAAATTTATAATTTCATAAAAATGTATATAATAATAAAAATAAATTTTTAAAAACAGGTGTGTGAATTAATGAGTTTTTTACCGGTTACAAAGCAAGATATGAGAGACAGAGGATGGGACGAACTGGATTTTTTGTATATAAGCGGTGATGCTTATGTGGACCATCCGAGTTTTGGACATGCCATTATAACAAGATTATTAGAAAGTGAAGGCTATAGGGTAGGAATCATTGCACAGCCCGATTGGAGAAAAAAGGATGACTTTATGATGTTAGGACGTCCTAAACTTGGTGTGCTTATATCTTCGGGTGTTATAGATTCCATGGTTAACCACTATACAGCCAGTAAAAAGAGAAGAAGTGAAGATTTGTATTCACCTGGTGGAAAGGCAAATAAAAGACCCGATAGAGCTGTTATCGTATATACTAACAAAGCCAGGGAGCTTTTTAAAGATGTTCCCATTATAATAGGAGGAATTGAGGCAAGCCTAAGAAGATTTGCCCATTATGACTATTGGGACGACAAGGTCAGAAGATCTATATTGGCGGATTCTAAAGCTGACCTTTTAATTTACGGGATGGGCGAAAAGCCTATATTGGAAATTGCCAGAAGGTTAAAAGACGGTGAACCGATAGACAAAATTCAAGATGTAAGGGGAACTGCATATCTTGCAAGGCTTGAAAATTTGCCCGAAGATATAAGGAGATTTGTGGATGGAAGCAAAAATAATAGTGATTGTCTTCTCCTTCCGTCCTTTGAAGAGGTACTGGAAAGTAAGAAAAAGTATGCCGAAGCTTTTATGATGCAGTATAATGAACAAAATCCTTATTTAGGGCGTACTTTGATTCAAAAACACGCAGACCGTTATCTTGTGCAAAATCCTCCGGCTTTGCCCATGAATGAAAAAGAGATGGATAGAGTTTATTCTCTGCCCTATGAAAGAACTTACCATCCGATGTATGAAAGTGAAGGCGGAGTACCCGCAATTGCTGAAGTTGAATTTAGTATAACCAGCCATAGGGGATGCTACGGAGGATGCTCATTCTGTGCTTTAAATTTTCATCAAGGCAGGATTATACAAAAGAGAAGTCAGAGGTCGATTATAAATGAGGCCAAGAAACTTATTTGGCAGCCAGGGTTTAAGGGATATATACATGATGTGGGAGGACCGACAGCTAACTTTAGGAATAAGGCATGTAAAAAGCAAGAGACGAAGGGTGCGTGCAAGGAAAGGCAGTGCCTTTATCCTGAACCCTGCAAAAACCTGATTGTAGATCACGGTGAATATTTGGAACTTTTAAGAAAACTGCGGGAAATCCCCGAAATAAAAAAAGTATTTATTCGATCGGGAATAAGATACGATTATCTTATTCTTGACAAAAATGAAGAGTTTTTTTATGAACTTTGCGAGCACCATGTGAGCGGTCAGTTAAAGGTTGCACCAGAGCATGTTGCGGACAGAGTTCTGGAGAAAATGGGTAAACCCATAAGAAAGGTATATGACAAGTTTGTAAAAAAATTTTATGATATAAATAAGAAGCTTAATAAGGAACAGTATTTAGTTCCATATCTAATGTCAAGCCATCCCGGAAGTGATCTTAATGCTGCCATTGATCTGGCATTATATTTAAAAGAGTTAAATTACACGCCGCAGCAGGTTCAGGATTTTTATCCCACACCGGGTACTTTGTCCACCTGTATGTTTTATACAGGAATTGATCCTAGAACCATGAAAAAGGTTTATGTTCCGAAAACACCGAAAGAAAAGGCAATGCAGAGGGCATTATTGCAGTATAGAAAAAAGGAAAACTACAAACTTGTATATGAAGCACTTAAATTGGCGAATAGAGAAGATTTGATCGGATATGGAAAAGACTGCCTTATAAAACCTTTGAGAAATGATGTTGATAATACTTATAAGGCGGCTGAGAGCAAGTATAAATCCAAGAAGAACAATAGTAGTAAGGAAAGAATTGATAAGAACAGAAATAGGAAGGAAAATATAAAAGACAGAAAGAATAGAAATAAAACTAAAAAGAGAAAGCGAAAGAAGTGAATAAAGTTAATGAAAGAAAATTAAAAATAAATCATTACTAATTAAGAACGGTGTTTTATAGCAAGAAAAATTATAAGACAAGTCTTCTGTATAAAAAGTTTCAAATAACAAAAGAGCATTTTACAAAGAAAATCAAAAAATAGATACCATAATAATTTGACAAGAAAAGTGTAATAAAATAAAATGGTAATTGTTGAAAAAACATAGGGAAAGGTAGATAAAAAATGAGCGCAAGGGTATTAAACGGAAAAGAATTGGCAACAAAAATAAAAGGGGAATTAAAACAAACGGTTGAGGAAATTAAAAAGAAGGGTATTTATCCGGGATTAGCTGTTGTTATAGTTGGAAACGATCCTGCTTCGAGGGTATATGTGAATTCAAAGAAAAAGGCTTGTGAAGAGATAGGAATAGAGTCTTTTGAATATGCTTTGGACGAAAATGTCAGTGAAGAGGATTTAATTAAGCTAATCAAAAAATTGAATAATGATGATAGGGTTAACGGTATACTAGTGCAGTTGCCGCTTCCTAAGCACATTAATGAAGAGAAGATAATTCTTGCTATTGACAGTTCAAAGGATGTAGATGGATTTCATCCCGAAAATGTGGGAAGGTTGATGACCGGTAATCCGCAATTTCTTCCCTGTACTCCGGCAGGTGTAATGGAACTGATTAAGGAATCGGGTATTGAAATTGCCGGCAAGGAATGTGTAATTGTCGGAAGAAGCAATATTGTTGGAAAACCTCAATCTATGCTGCTTTTGGCAGAACATGGGACAGTGACTATTTGCCACTCAAGAACAAAAAATCTTGAAGAAGTGGTTAAAAGAGCGGATATTTTGGTGGTGGCTGTCGGAAAGCCTGAAATGATAAAGGGAAATAGTATCAAACCTGGGGCTGTTGTCATTGATGTAGGAATAAACCGCCTTGAAGACAAGAAAATTGTCGGGGATGTTGAATACGAATCTTGCAGTAAAGTAGCTTCTGCTATTACTCCTGTACCAGGCGGCGTTGGACCAATGACAATTGCAATGCTTATGAAAAATACCGTCAAAGCTGCTATTGCTCAGGCAGAAAGAAAGGGATAAACTTGGGAAATAACACTATTCAACATTATAGTGAAAAACTTATGGAAATAAAGAATAGACATGAAGAGGCTAAAAAGCATTTTTACAATCAA
It includes:
- a CDS encoding ClpP family protease; protein product: MNTENKIIFNKGLVNEEIVQNDKKDEVEEIKELGKATVSTEKGNIHCLTVIGQIEGHIVLPPQNKTTKYEHVIPQLVAIEESTEIDGLLLILNTVGGDVEAGLAIAEMIASMSKPSVSLVLGGGHSIGVPMAVSTKYSFIAPSATMTIHPIRLNGMVIGVPQTFEYFDKMQERVVQFVAKNSKISSETFRSLMLKTGELANDVGTILFGEEAVKYGLIDSTGGLCEALKKLYELIDLKKKEKANLN
- a CDS encoding YlzJ-like family protein; this encodes MLLHSIIPTELVFGNYYNTEDFNYIELEYEGEKIEVIPLSGSTYKINRVISTSLKAYLNPKLMPGNIIESKL
- a CDS encoding FtsK/SpoIIIE family DNA translocase, with product MKNRKTQKESHKKKQSSVFKYNNEIIGILMLAFGILILLSVYMNESIGIFGEIVKKIVLGFSGPVGFLIPPILIIYGVLLIFNKNNRNVNAKIMYVAVLMLILSALLQTGFYREEEYINMSVLNYIQKFYANGIELKGGGVFGGIVSIPFLLLFQNLGTIIILSTMAIIDIMLLTDISIASLLVSFKNCLLSIFRKIKESLKRDEAENFTETKEFEPDIVMNGRKVEKSKVVDFASRKGKVKEDKDKLKEQKGEIIEFEKKDIKFENENVEQNDTKTESHANDIERAQELVDKEISEKLKNSVDYKYPDIGLLDDNKANSSNSINFRNEALKGAKKLEETLKSFGVEARVVNVSRGPAVTRYELQPNPGVKVSKIVNLSDDISLNLAASGVRIEAPIPGKAAIGIEVPNKEVEAVFLKEVIQSKEFRDNPSKLTFALGKDISGQNMVADIGKMPHLLVAGATGSGKSVCINSIIISLLYKANPNEVKLLMIDPKVVELGIYNGIPHLLIPVVTDAKKAAGALNWAVQEMVNRYKLFADKGVRDIKGYNAVAKPEEGEEPLPQIVIIIDELADLMMVAPNDVEDAICRLAQMARAAGMHLVIATQRPSVDVITGVIKANIPSRIAFAVSSQVDSRTILDMAGAEKLLGKGDMLFYPVGEPKPIRVKGTFVSDKEVERVVEYIKAQGEAEYNENIIEKINSEKETQEADPGDNDELLPQAIELVVETGQASVSLIQRKFKVGYARAARIIDQMEARGIVGGFEGSKPRQVLISKQQWHEMNMRNDVSSE
- a CDS encoding YgiQ family radical SAM protein, with translation MSFLPVTKQDMRDRGWDELDFLYISGDAYVDHPSFGHAIITRLLESEGYRVGIIAQPDWRKKDDFMMLGRPKLGVLISSGVIDSMVNHYTASKKRRSEDLYSPGGKANKRPDRAVIVYTNKARELFKDVPIIIGGIEASLRRFAHYDYWDDKVRRSILADSKADLLIYGMGEKPILEIARRLKDGEPIDKIQDVRGTAYLARLENLPEDIRRFVDGSKNNSDCLLLPSFEEVLESKKKYAEAFMMQYNEQNPYLGRTLIQKHADRYLVQNPPALPMNEKEMDRVYSLPYERTYHPMYESEGGVPAIAEVEFSITSHRGCYGGCSFCALNFHQGRIIQKRSQRSIINEAKKLIWQPGFKGYIHDVGGPTANFRNKACKKQETKGACKERQCLYPEPCKNLIVDHGEYLELLRKLREIPEIKKVFIRSGIRYDYLILDKNEEFFYELCEHHVSGQLKVAPEHVADRVLEKMGKPIRKVYDKFVKKFYDINKKLNKEQYLVPYLMSSHPGSDLNAAIDLALYLKELNYTPQQVQDFYPTPGTLSTCMFYTGIDPRTMKKVYVPKTPKEKAMQRALLQYRKKENYKLVYEALKLANREDLIGYGKDCLIKPLRNDVDNTYKAAESKYKSKKNNSSKERIDKNRNRKENIKDRKNRNKTKKRKRKK
- the folD gene encoding bifunctional methylenetetrahydrofolate dehydrogenase/methenyltetrahydrofolate cyclohydrolase FolD, with translation MSARVLNGKELATKIKGELKQTVEEIKKKGIYPGLAVVIVGNDPASRVYVNSKKKACEEIGIESFEYALDENVSEEDLIKLIKKLNNDDRVNGILVQLPLPKHINEEKIILAIDSSKDVDGFHPENVGRLMTGNPQFLPCTPAGVMELIKESGIEIAGKECVIVGRSNIVGKPQSMLLLAEHGTVTICHSRTKNLEEVVKRADILVVAVGKPEMIKGNSIKPGAVVIDVGINRLEDKKIVGDVEYESCSKVASAITPVPGGVGPMTIAMLMKNTVKAAIAQAERKG